The nucleotide window gaaaggaaaataggggtctcctctcagcacccttaacaaactacagctcccaggattctttggtggaatcCAAgagtgttaaagtggtatcacagtGCTTCAAATATATTGTGCGGATGGGGCCATAGGTGCTGAGGGTCTTGGGGACCaaatcctatgaggaaaggtatgTTATAGCCTGGAAAGTGGTGATTAAGAGATGATATTTGCAAGGTTAGGGTTAGATGATGGAGCATTTTTTTTCCTATTGCTCAGGGGATAGGAGCCAAACGCATGCATTCAAAGTACAAACGGggattttgactaaacattaggaagaaattCCTGATGGTATGAGTTGTGCAACAGCACAACAGCCTTCCTTGGAAGGCAGTGGACTCTTTCTTCATTAGGGTGTAGTACAGGTGGATCAGAGATGCTGTAGCAGCAGATTTCCTGCACTGGCAGGGAGTTGGAATAGATTATCTTTTAGGTTACCCCCAACCCTATAATTCTATAGTAGCTTCACACTGATTTTAGTAAGTGATTTAAAAGCAAATATTTTGATCTGGAATTTGGAATAATTAGTATACATTCACAGAATATATCATCTGTGGTtctgagagaaagagaagaacagAGAACGGATGGAATGAtaggttgtttttatttatttatttatttcactttgatCCTGTCATTCCTTCAAGGACCTTAGGAAAGTCCATGTGGTCTTCCCCTACTCCACccccagtttatcctcacaacagccctgtgaggtaggttgcaGTTAGTGATAATGGCTGGTCCAATTTTATAGGAGAGTGGAGATGTGAACTTGGATCAATGTGATTTTAAAGTGGTGGAAGCTTCTAGACCTTATGAAAATGTTCTCGACAAGGCTgctcagaaggaaaaaaatgaatgtGAAGGGATAACTAAATGCTCAGGACTGGACATATGAGAATTGAAAGCAAAACACGGTGCACTTTAAGCCCCTaagtggggaggagggaagccTTCTGGAGGTGCACATGGTGAGTTGGTTCTTCCACCTTCTGAAGTAAACCatggagaaatttcatgaggcaAACTGCTGACAGTCAAAAAGAGATTTCTGTGGCACCTTGACAGGCCCTGAACAACTTGATACAGATCAGtgtgatgcaaaaaaaaaaaaaaaaagaaggatgTAAATGGATTTACAGAACGGATCCAGAGAAGCTTCCATGTCCACACTGTATATATATGTTAAGGGTAATGTGCattgagcagttaatgtgcacCCCTACTGGCCATTGTGCACATCCACCAtacctcatggagaatgtgcacataatctgtCAATAAATAGAGAATTGTGCATATTTCTTGATTGTTATGCATACTCTTCAATACACCTTGGGAATATGCATGTCCTGACTACATTTCATTCTGTGGGCATTATGCATACTTTCCAACAGGGTTTGGGAATGGGCAGATCTCAACTATTTTGtacatcctccagatgttatgtgTAACTCTCCAGCAGGCTTCAGGCAATGTGCACATCTCAACAGGTTTTATTATTCCGTGACAGTGTTTAACattctggcactgaaaagacttCCACATCTGAACTTTTTCATACTGCTGAAAGAagtatacagcattaaaaacccgAGCTTAGTTCATGGACAATAGAAAGAGGAGCCTATTATTAGTTCACctatcctccgtggtgcagagtggtaagtggcggtaatgcatccgaagctctgctcacggccagagtttgattccaacggaaggaggaagttgaatctccggtaaaaggggtcgaggtccactcagccttccatccatccatggtcggtaaaatgagtacccggcatatgctggggggtaaagaaaggccggggaaggaactggcaatcccaccccatatatacggtctgcctagtaaacatggcaagacgtcaccctaagagtcggaaacgactctcactacaagtgcggggacacctgtaCCTTTTTATCCAACATGTacaccttatttatttacttacatgcACCTTATTCCATGTTCTTGTCAATAAACAATTTTTAGTTTGTTAGATGTTGCATGTTGAGCATTGTCTCAACATTTTCTTTCATAGGAGTCCCTGAAAGGAATTAAGTCTGGGACAAATTACCCTAGAATTTTGGGAGAGTTAATATGATCAATTTTGACACAAAAACACCAGCACCACCTATCATTTTCTCATGACTGGAGCATCAACTGGTGAAGTCAAGATACAACTGTGGATTATTTAAGGGACAATTGAACAGAACATTTTCTAGGCTTGTATCTCAATGTCACCATACGCATGTGTGGAGGCATAATACGCATGGAGAGATCAAttataagaaaaagaaaccactgGAGGATGGTGAACTGCCATTTCCTAGTGACATTTCCCTATCAAAACTGAACACATTTGCTCACCCTTGGTCATGCAAGAAGAAACCCCAGATGGCCACCATTCTATCAACCTCAGTTTTGCTTGCAGAGGAGGTTTCTGTTGACCACTTTCTTCATGGCTGTGGTGATCTCCTTGTTCCTGAGGGTATAAATAATGGGGTTCAGGAGGGGGAAGATGATTGTGTGGAAGACAGAGACCACCTTGTCGGGAGCATATTCATCAAAGGGACGGGCATAGATGTAGATGGCAGGACCAAACATGAAAATGACGATAGTGATGTGGGAATAGCAAGTGGAGAGGGCCTTGCCAGCTGACTCACCAGCATTCTTTCTCAACATGGTGACCAAGAAGGCATAGGAAACCAAGAGGGCCACAAAGCAGACCACAGATATGAGGCCACTGCTGAAGATCATCACCATCTCCTCGGCAAAGCTGTTGGCACAGGTGATCCTCAGAACCTGGGTGATGTCACAGAAGTAGTTGTCCAGTTCATTGGGCCCACAGAACGGGAGGCGGATGATCAGCACAACTTGGATGAGAGAGTGGACCAAGCCCCCGGCCCAAGAGGTTATTACTAGTAGGATGCACAAGCGCCGGCTCATCAGGGTGGTGTAGTGCAAGGGCCGGCAGATGGCTACATAGCGGTCGTAGGCCATGACAGTGAGGAGGAACATCTCAGAGGCGCCCACAAAGTGGAGGAAGAAGAGCTGAGCAATGCAGCCCCCGAAGGAAATTATCTTGCGCTCAGCAAAGAAGTCAACCAGCATCTTGGGGGCGGTGATGGAGGAATACCAGATGTCCAAGAAAGCCAAGTTGCCCAACAGGAAGTACATGGGTGAGCTGAGATGAGGGTCACCCCGGATAGTGACAATGATCAGCACATTGCTTGGCAGGACAATCAGGTAGAAAGTAAGGAAGAGGGTGAAGAGGAAGAGCTGGACTCCACGTTTATGAGATAGCCCAGTCAGGACAAACTCCGTCACTTGGGTGCTGTTCCTTAAACCCTCTGAATGGGTGGATGGTATCTCAAGCAACATATGTCTGTCCACCCCTGTGCCACCTTCCATCTTTCGGGTGAGAGTCAAGTGGGTTGTACCTGGATAAGAAATGTGTACTGGAAGAAAAGAGAGAAGGAGTGGTGGGGAAAGAGGAGGAAATAAGGACTCAATTATCTTTGGCATCAAATCAATATTGGGGGAGGGATGTACTGTAAAAGGGTAAATTGACCACAAGAGCATAAACagagccggctggatcaggctggtggcctatctagtccagcatctgttctcccagtagccaaccagatgcccacaggaagctcAAAAGCAGAACCTCTGCACACCACCACtcctctctcctgcagtttccgccAATTgcaattcagaagcatacagcctctgacagtggGTTAGTAGCCGTTGATAACCATATCCTGTGTGAATCTGCCgactcttcttttaaagccatccaagttggaggccatcttgtgggagtgaattccatagtttaactatgcactgtgtgaagcagtgctttcttttgtctgtcatgaatcttccaTCCAGCTAATCTCATGCATCTATCTTCTCATCCAATCACTCACTCATCACTGACTGGCAAAcaggcagaggagggagggagataaAAGGAAAACATGAAAGGGATAGCTTGAATTTGCTTGCAAATGTGGATTCTCATAATCCGAATGATCttcagcctttatttatttatttatttatttatttatttattttatggtatttatataccgccccatagccgaagctctctgggctgtttacagtaactaagCCTTCCTATTGATGCACGCCTCTGGGTTTTAGTAAAGCTTTTCTTGTCACTCCAAGTCAGGAGAAATTTCACTTGTTGGGTTCCTGCATATCTCGAGAAGCTCTTCAAAGCACAAGGGCACTTATGCATAAAAAAGGTGGTGAGCCTAAACTTCACATATAAACATAGACGAGAGTTGGGGAAAGGCTCAAAATGAAGATGGAGGAAAACACAGAGCACCTTAGATGCATTTACAGTTCAGCAGTGAAATTGCCCAGAGAACTTACAGAAGAATCTCTCGCTGAAAAATCTCTTGCTTAGAAAGTGGCTGAATGGGCATCTTTTGAGGATGGATTGGAGAAAAGGACAACCTAGTTGGATGAATGGAATTGATTGGCAATACATTTATGATGGACACAAAAAAGCATTTTGTCACACAACTTCTCCATGTGCTTCTTATATGCCTCTTTAATTAACGTCTGGAATACACTACCATAGCCTCGTTATtagttaattatttaattaacttTGCATCATAGATTTTATAGATTCCACAGCGGTGAGATGTGACTGCTACTcatttagatggctttaagaaAAAAAGGGATGGGCAAGTTTATGGACAATGGATCAAGGATATCACAGCCAAATGGGACCTCCGTGTTCAAAAGCTGTATACCTCTGCATACCAGATCCTGGGTACAAACCGTCAGGGAAGACCAGCAGCTTCATGCACTATCCGTACTCTTCTCGGAGCTTTCTGGCAGGTTACCCTTAGTGGCAGCAGCTGTGGGAGGCTTAGAACAAATCCTCCATCACAAATAAATTCTGTATGTTGCTCCCCATAAAATATCACTGGAGTGTGTTATGACACAATGGGGGACATCAATGATTCCATAAGTAACAAATCATAAACATGAGAATCGCCTTGCAGAACCCAACCAAAGGTCTATCTACCTCAGCTTTCTTTCttcaggtgcctctgggaagatATCGAATCAGGTGTGAAGATTCTGATAGCCTCTGGAGTCAGTGTAAATATTTCCAGTGTAaataatggcctgactcagtataaaggcagctacctatgttcCTATAAATACATTCCTATGACCTGGTATAgcacaacttcctatgttccttgctCCATCAAGGACCTAGACTGAATAGCTGCCTACTCCATCAAATTCTCACCTTTTCTTGTAGGGGTGTTCATGGTGTTCGACCCTAGAGTTATACGTTACACTTTCAAGCAAACCACCAATATAAGGGAAAGTAAGATGGCTGTGGTGGCATTGTGGATTGGTGGCCCAGTGATGGCGAGCCAAGTTTTGCCTGTTCATTGTTTGCCTTTCATTAAGTTGCTAAAGTCTCGGGTTCTCTGACATGAAAACAACAAATTCTCTGTAAGTTGCTCTGACTTACAGAGCTTCCTTTGTGGAGGGGGAAAGTGGGTCTAAGTGGTAACCCTAACATTAAAGACCTGATTCAAGATGTTCAAAGTCAGGGGTAAGGAATGTAATGCCTTCCAGATATTcctggacttcagctcctatcACCCCCAATCAGCACAagcagtagtcagggatgatgcgaattgaaagtccaacatctagagagcaccgcTTTGGCTGCCCATGGACTTCAACGAAGTATTTATTTAGGCAACAAAAATatttgtctctctgtgtgtgtcacacaggaaacaaaggcccatctagctcagtattgtctacactgactgccagcagccctccaggatttcagacagggagtctttccctgccctacctggagatgccagggattgaacctgtgacaaCATTCTTCATCTCAGATCCCTCTCATACAAATGTCTATTGCCACACCTTTACTGACACCTTACTAACACTTTAAACACACAATACACACTACTTAGCCACAca belongs to Rhineura floridana isolate rRhiFlo1 chromosome 11, rRhiFlo1.hap2, whole genome shotgun sequence and includes:
- the LOC133367366 gene encoding olfactory receptor 4M1-like — protein: MEGGTGVDRHMLLEIPSTHSEGLRNSTQVTEFVLTGLSHKRGVQLFLFTLFLTFYLIVLPSNVLIIVTIRGDPHLSSPMYFLLGNLAFLDIWYSSITAPKMLVDFFAERKIISFGGCIAQLFFLHFVGASEMFLLTVMAYDRYVAICRPLHYTTLMSRRLCILLVITSWAGGLVHSLIQVVLIIRLPFCGPNELDNYFCDITQVLRITCANSFAEEMVMIFSSGLISVVCFVALLVSYAFLVTMLRKNAGESAGKALSTCYSHITIVIFMFGPAIYIYARPFDEYAPDKVVSVFHTIIFPLLNPIIYTLRNKEITTAMKKVVNRNLLCKQN